The genomic DNA CGCTTTCCTGAAAGCAAATCAAATAAATAAATCGGATAGTTAGAAAAGTTCAGAATAGGGAATGCTCCTGCAATCCCTTGACACCACACACAATCACATGCTTAATGGGTATCGGTGCTTAGAACACACCTAATACATAGCGGACAACCGCTCCCGTCAGCAGTGGCTTTTTTGTGCCCTTTTTCCGACGTTCCGTGGAATTAGTGCATCCAAATTTATTTTGCCTCTATTTTGTCGGGAGTCTGCAAGCCATACAACACCCGTATGGGAAAAGTTTGCAGGGCGCACTATGTAGCGTTGTTCTAAGCTCCCGACATTTTTTATTTTGGTTCTTAGAACAACCGATATACATAGGAGGCATCATGCCTAATTCCACTTCATCCACTGCTCTTATCGATCACTTAGGTGAAATTCTCTACCCTATCCAAGCCTACGCAGAACTACTCCAGAAAAGCGATGCAGATATTGCTTTTATCGCGGGTAATGTTCTTATTTCTCTCTGCAATGATGCAGAACGCAGAATGGAACAATTAACCGACGGTATGGAAAATCAATTCGGATCTCTTGCGGTGAAAGGATCTCTCGTAAAAGAGATTGTGCGAGGAGGCTAACATGATGGGCAGTAACATCCCCTATCAGATAAATTATGTGTAAGAAAAAACCCCGATTGCCTGTAAAGGCAGTCGGGGTGAATTTTATGAAAGTACAAAATGATGAAGCGGCTTAATCTTCTTCCATGTCTCTTCTGCACTTCTCAGTAAAAGGTACACAAGGTACTATCTCATAGTCTATGTAGGTCTCATTCGTTCTAATATCTTTATTTTTTTCATCAAAGAAAACAGGGTGCTGAGATTTTGTGGAATAGCTCCTGCCTTTAATAATATCTGTCATTTCAACTAAATCTTCATCTAAAATCTCTAGCTTTAGGTACCTTGTCTTACTCTCAAAAACTACAGATTTCTGTGTAACTTTGATATCTTTTTTATCAAAAAAGTCTTTTGGGTAATCAGCACAATACATTTTTAAAGTTTGTGCATATGAACTATACACAGTTCTTAAGTTGAAAGATTGAATAAGTTTTTCTGGAGTAATTGAGGCCCCATATGAAGAGCTAACACTAGCCAGTAACATAATTGCGATAAATATCGCTTTGACTCTGTTCATATTTCTGACTCCCAATAATCAGCTTCATATTTTCTTCTTGAAGAATAATCATCACCAAAGTTTCGTAATGTTGCATGAGCCTTCTTCCAATCTTGCTTCGTCACATGACCCCAAAATATCGGTGCTCTTGTCCCATACTGATAGCTAACTGAAGCAATGACCGTTTGTTTTTTGGAAGAAAGACATTCAAACTTTACTTTACTATCCCGATTATATCTTCGCACTACTTTAGCTGTTTCATCCTTTTTGACTTTCCAATAAAGCTCTGTGCCTTCAGTAGATGAAATAGTTAAAGGCTTCTTAGCCAAAAAATTATAAGCAGTCATTTTTGTTTTCCCTAAGTAAGGGGTAAACTTAGTGATTAATGCCGTAGACAGATTCATTTTTCGTAAATCAACCAAACTATGATGTCCTAAGTCAAAGCCACAACCAATAGTTACTCCGCTTTGGCTCTTTTTAGGATTAGGAACGTTTGCAGTAAGGATAAATCCCTCTCGTGCTTTAATGAAGTCGTAATCGATGTCTACCTTGCACACTTTCTCTTTCCCACAATTCGGGCAAAGCTTAAGAGTCCTAATGTTTACAACAGCGCAAGTCGAATCAACTAAACTCTCCCGAAAGGCTAATATAGTTGGGATTAATATTTTTTCTTTCGATGCATAACAAGCATTTTCCTGCCGTTGATAAGTCTTAGGTTTCTCTACTGGTTGCTTTTTTAGAACGATCTGGTAAGTTAATCTTTTCACCTATCGAAAGTAACGACGAAGTACGAAACTTAGGATTTAATGTTCTAAGTTCATCGACTGTGGTGCTCTTCTTTTTTGCTATTTTTGAAAGAGAATCTCCACTTACCACTTTGTAAGTTGGTGCAGGGGGACGCTCAATAACTTTTTCGTCTAATGTTGCACGAAGAGCCGCAACATCTATCTCAACACCATATTCATTAAGCCAATTCCCAGTTTCAGCTAGTGCGATTTCAGCAGCAGTAATTTTCTTTTTTAAATATACAAGGTGCTGTCCAGTAACAACGCTACCATTTAACCGACAATAGATAAGAATGTGATGATGAGTTTTAGTAATTACAATTTCATCACTTAAAGTTTTCAAATGAGAACGAGTTACTGCAAAAATACACTCGTCCTTATTCGCTGTTACTTTAAACTCTTGAATAAGCTTCTTCTGATAAAAATGGTAGAAATACCCTTCTGTAGGAAAACCTAGAAGTTCATCGATCTGCACAGCTGGTATCACGGGAATCAAAACTTCATTTGCTTTCGAAGGCTTCTTTTCAAACAAATTCACGTCACAGGCAAACAGGTTACTCCCGCCTCCAATTCCGCTTTGAGGCTTGTAATATAATTTTCTCTTTTTATCAGAGGCTGCTTTGGTAGAAAGCCAAACGGTGTCCGTAGCAGAAGTATCTTGTGCTAACACCAAGCTAGCCTCTTCATCTCTTAGTTCAGCCAAATTAAAAGTTCCCGGAGCATATGTTGTTCTCTTGTCAGAGGGACATACTATCTCAAGATGATAACTATAATTTTTTTCTGGCTCAGTTCGCGTAGCCGCTGCAACTTCTTGAGATACGTATTCAGGTTCTTCTGCAGGTGGCAGACTGTCGCTTGAATCACATACTGCAGAACTCGAAAATTCAGGTGAGGATGTAACAAGCCTGTTTTCAGCATGCGTTATAGCCTCTGATGAAAGTGTCATCGCATGCGAATTATTTAAAGTCAGTTCTCCATCGACATCACTAAAAAGCGGTGTATCTGGTGATGCTGAAAGAAGGAACAGCTCTCCCCGTTGCAAATCATGTTGAATAGACCGCAACATTCTTCCTGTAGGCAATATCCGCTGCAATTCAGCTTTTGTAACTGCATCAAGATTTCCTTCTATCAGCGTTGCGTTATCTCTGCTAAGCTTTTCAAATCGTTCAAAGTAATAACTCATAATTTTATCTATATGTGTTTGTTGTTATATTGAAAACTTTGCATAACGCTAAATTATTTAAAAAAGTAAAGGCGATTAAGGCTGCTTTTCCCAGAGAATACAATAAACCCCGATTGCCTGTTATAGCAGATCGGGGTGAAGTTATGAGTGCATGGTGTAATGAGGCAGTTTAAGCCGCTTTTGGAGTAAATTTGATGGTAGATAATATTTTTGTGACCTGTTTGACTACCGAAGCATCTTCACAGGATATTTTATCTTTCTCGAACTGAAGCCCATTCATAATAAACTGCAGTTGAATATGTCCATCAAAGTAAAATTTCTGTGCTGCTCCTTCGTTGGTAAGAATGTGATGTAGCAACCGAACATTTTGAATAAATAAATATTTTCCCTTATCAGTAAGTGAAAGCAATTTCCAGTAAGCTCTTACGGGATCTTGAAAAAAATTATCAGTAAAGGGGAGTAAATAAAAATATTTTCCTGTTGCAAGGCTGCCATTTTTAAAAAGAAATATAAATGTCGAGCTGATATTAATTTGTGAAAGTTCAGCAGAAATCTCAAATGGATCATTTCCAGAATAGCTCAATAAGGTGTTAACTACTTCTTGCACTTCTTGTAAGCATTCCTCTGCTGAGAATATATTAAGTCCAGTTCGTCTTGCATTAAGTACGACTTGGCCTACTGATGTTTCGGAATTTGAATAAATTAGTTGCAGTTGATTTAATGTAATCGCTGAAAAGTTAGAGATTAAATTTTCCCCATATATCATCGGCCTAATTGAATTTGTATTTTTCCCATCAAAAAGATTGGAGACATGCAGCGCATTTGTGTAGCAAGAGTCCACATTGGATTTTAACTCAAATAAAAAAGCATTGTCATTAATTAGTGAGGTTAGGCTAACATTTCGGATAGTATTATTGGGAAAAATTTTTTTATAAAGATTCTCTTTATCAGAAATGGCAAAACGATTTTGGTATCGCTTCTCTACTGCTTCCAATGTTTCAAAGAAGATTGTTTTATGTTTATGATATTGATCCAATACTGCAAGCTCAGTTTGTACTGTACGTTGCCCAGAAAGTTCCTCATGTTGATATTTGACCATTGCGATCATTGCGACTGAGAAAAAAGGAGCCATTGTACCAACAGCAGTACTTATTGCTATAAACATTCTTTTATTTTCTGGCGCGTCAAACATACCCAAAAAAAATATCGCCATAGGGATACTAAACCCCAGCGCTATAAAACTGCCTACCCATGGAAACTTACTAAAATCCTTCACCACCTTCTGAAGATGCTTGGTTCCAGAGTACAACGCGTAAAGAATAAAACCACAGAAAAGAAATAATAAACCAATAACAATTAGTAATCCAATCAGACTCGTTAATTCAACGTCCATCACCACACCTATC from Halodesulfovibrio sp. MK-HDV includes the following:
- a CDS encoding pesticin C-terminus-like muramidase, producing the protein MKRLTYQIVLKKQPVEKPKTYQRQENACYASKEKILIPTILAFRESLVDSTCAVVNIRTLKLCPNCGKEKVCKVDIDYDFIKAREGFILTANVPNPKKSQSGVTIGCGFDLGHHSLVDLRKMNLSTALITKFTPYLGKTKMTAYNFLAKKPLTISSTEGTELYWKVKKDETAKVVRRYNRDSKVKFECLSSKKQTVIASVSYQYGTRAPIFWGHVTKQDWKKAHATLRNFGDDYSSRRKYEADYWESEI
- a CDS encoding LysM peptidoglycan-binding domain-containing protein is translated as MSYYFERFEKLSRDNATLIEGNLDAVTKAELQRILPTGRMLRSIQHDLQRGELFLLSASPDTPLFSDVDGELTLNNSHAMTLSSEAITHAENRLVTSSPEFSSSAVCDSSDSLPPAEEPEYVSQEVAAATRTEPEKNYSYHLEIVCPSDKRTTYAPGTFNLAELRDEEASLVLAQDTSATDTVWLSTKAASDKKRKLYYKPQSGIGGGSNLFACDVNLFEKKPSKANEVLIPVIPAVQIDELLGFPTEGYFYHFYQKKLIQEFKVTANKDECIFAVTRSHLKTLSDEIVITKTHHHILIYCRLNGSVVTGQHLVYLKKKITAAEIALAETGNWLNEYGVEIDVAALRATLDEKVIERPPAPTYKVVSGDSLSKIAKKKSTTVDELRTLNPKFRTSSLLSIGEKINLPDRSKKATSRET